One Thermincola ferriacetica DNA window includes the following coding sequences:
- a CDS encoding endonuclease Q family protein, translating to MHFTNQIDPVFYDNFVEHARPPKSTSVVEYACPREIMHAYAIMKKMEAAMKQYFVDLHIHIGRTMDGSPVKITAARDLTLANILDECLYRKGINVIGVVDAGSPKVQSDLIRLVEAGSLAPLDKGGLSYLGKAVLILGAEVETREKSGGKAHFVCFFPTLEKMKNFTSVMAKYIKNINLSSQKAEITAEKLFNIVDGLGGIFVPAHAFTPHKSLFGNCAARLTEVFSQRAIAKIYAIELGLSSDTYLADRLADLGGITFLSNSDAHSLPKIGREYNVIDMQQANYEELLMALKREKGRKVTANYGLDPRLGKYHRTHCLVCEKIAGGAPPVLRCEYCGSDKIVKGVLDRLEEIATYREPVSPDHRPPYHYQVPLSFVPGVGRKTVDKLLQCFGTEMEILHSASEEDLEKVAGKKIASLLCLARSGKAELTAGGGGRYGKMLIREE from the coding sequence TTGCATTTTACCAACCAGATAGATCCTGTTTTTTACGACAATTTCGTAGAGCATGCCCGACCCCCCAAAAGTACTTCTGTTGTAGAATATGCCTGTCCACGGGAAATTATGCATGCTTACGCGATTATGAAAAAGATGGAGGCGGCCATGAAACAGTACTTTGTTGACTTGCATATCCATATAGGACGGACTATGGACGGTTCGCCGGTAAAAATAACAGCGGCCAGGGATTTGACCCTGGCCAACATATTAGATGAATGTCTGTACAGAAAAGGAATTAACGTTATTGGCGTAGTCGATGCCGGGTCGCCGAAAGTGCAAAGCGACCTGATAAGATTGGTTGAGGCGGGTAGTTTGGCTCCCTTGGACAAAGGGGGGTTAAGCTACCTGGGCAAGGCTGTGCTAATACTGGGAGCGGAAGTGGAAACGAGGGAGAAAAGCGGGGGCAAGGCGCATTTTGTCTGTTTTTTTCCTACCCTGGAAAAGATGAAAAATTTTACGTCTGTAATGGCCAAATACATTAAAAACATCAACCTGAGTTCCCAGAAAGCCGAAATCACGGCGGAAAAACTGTTTAATATTGTGGATGGTTTGGGTGGGATTTTTGTCCCGGCTCATGCCTTTACACCGCATAAAAGCCTGTTCGGGAATTGTGCTGCCCGGTTAACAGAGGTTTTTAGTCAACGGGCCATAGCCAAAATTTACGCCATCGAACTGGGGTTAAGTTCCGATACATATCTTGCTGACCGGCTGGCCGACCTTGGTGGTATAACGTTTCTTAGCAACTCAGATGCCCATTCTCTGCCGAAAATTGGCCGGGAATACAATGTGATTGATATGCAACAGGCCAATTACGAGGAGCTTTTAATGGCTTTGAAGCGGGAAAAGGGGCGGAAAGTGACGGCCAATTACGGTTTGGACCCACGCCTGGGCAAATATCACCGGACCCACTGCCTGGTCTGTGAGAAAATTGCAGGGGGAGCCCCTCCGGTTCTCAGGTGTGAGTATTGTGGAAGTGATAAAATTGTAAAAGGGGTGCTGGACCGGCTTGAAGAAATAGCCACCTATCGTGAACCGGTAAGCCCGGACCACAGACCGCCATATCACTATCAGGTGCCCTTAAGTTTTGTGCCCGGGGTCGGTAGAAAAACTGTAGACAAACTTTTGCAGTGCTTTGGAACGGAAATGGAGATACTGCATTCTGCTTCTGAGGAAGATCTGGAAAAAGTTGCAGGAAAGAAAATAGCATCTCTGCTCTGCCTGGCCCGTTCCGGTAAGGCGGAATTAACGGCAGGTGGCGGGGGCCGCTACGGCAAAATGTTAATCAGGGAGGAATAA
- the spoIIM gene encoding stage II sporulation protein M has product MLLRLKRACRQYFRNNWLLGLILVIFFMAGLIFGAIGAKSLDQGMKNELSKTMQNFITKVPGLSLDKKAAIKGSLVQNMYVILTMYILGLSVVGGILVPVLVFTRGFTLGFTVGFLAYDQAWKGVLLSIVLVIPQNLIFIPVLLISGMFTLTFSVFFAKNRFMFREFEVGRPALFYTVGMGCAAVMTGAGCLMEAYITPSLIKYSIALLF; this is encoded by the coding sequence GTGCTACTACGTTTAAAACGTGCATGTAGGCAATATTTTAGAAACAATTGGCTGTTGGGTTTAATATTGGTCATATTTTTCATGGCCGGTCTTATTTTTGGAGCAATAGGAGCAAAAAGTCTGGACCAGGGCATGAAGAACGAACTGTCAAAGACAATGCAAAACTTTATTACCAAGGTGCCGGGACTGTCGCTCGATAAAAAAGCAGCTATAAAGGGATCTTTAGTGCAAAATATGTATGTCATTCTGACCATGTACATTTTGGGGCTCAGTGTGGTTGGTGGCATACTGGTTCCCGTATTGGTATTCACCCGGGGGTTTACCCTGGGCTTTACCGTGGGTTTTTTGGCCTATGACCAGGCCTGGAAAGGGGTGCTGTTATCGATAGTATTGGTAATCCCCCAAAATCTGATCTTTATTCCCGTTTTATTGATTAGCGGTATGTTTACCCTGACTTTTTCGGTTTTTTTTGCTAAAAACAGGTTTATGTTCAGGGAATTTGAAGTAGGCCGGCCGGCGCTCTTTTATACCGTTGGTATGGGGTGTGCGGCAGTGATGACTGGTGCGGGATGCCTGATGGAAGCCTATATTACCCCGTCCCTCATCAAATATTCCATAGCTTTGCTGTTTTGA
- the xerD gene encoding site-specific tyrosine recombinase XerD translates to MKALIEEFIYYLTVERGLAENTLESYARDLERYSAFLSKHGITKFAATNKTNVMAYLLHLQKQGKATSTISRHLASLKSFYQYLLREKHIEQDPTVNLESPKLQKKLPRVLSVEEVEILLNQPRLNEPAGSRDKAMLELLYATGIRVSELISLDLDHVNLEMGYVRCFGKGSKERIIPIGSLAKKYVEEYLHRGRVRLIKSKGETALFVNHHGRRMTRQGFWKIIKKYAREAGIKKDITPHTLRHSFATHLLENGADLRSVQEMLGHADITTTQIYTHLTRGRLREVYSKTHPRA, encoded by the coding sequence ATGAAAGCCTTAATAGAAGAATTTATTTATTACCTGACTGTTGAACGGGGATTGGCGGAAAATACTTTGGAATCCTATGCCCGCGATTTGGAGCGGTACAGCGCCTTTCTGTCCAAGCACGGGATAACTAAATTTGCAGCAACAAACAAGACAAATGTTATGGCCTACCTGTTGCATCTGCAAAAACAGGGCAAAGCCACATCCACGATTTCGAGGCATCTGGCTTCCCTGAAATCTTTTTATCAGTACCTGCTGCGGGAGAAACATATCGAACAGGATCCTACCGTAAACCTGGAGTCGCCAAAGCTGCAAAAGAAACTGCCCAGGGTTCTTTCCGTAGAAGAAGTTGAAATACTGTTGAATCAACCAAGGTTAAATGAACCTGCCGGGTCCCGTGATAAAGCCATGCTGGAATTGTTGTACGCTACGGGCATTAGGGTAAGTGAATTGATATCCCTGGATCTGGACCATGTCAACCTGGAAATGGGTTATGTCCGGTGTTTCGGCAAGGGTTCAAAGGAAAGGATCATTCCCATCGGGTCTCTGGCGAAGAAATATGTGGAAGAATATTTGCACCGGGGCAGAGTTAGACTAATTAAGTCCAAAGGAGAAACGGCCCTTTTTGTTAACCACCATGGCCGGCGCATGACCAGGCAGGGTTTTTGGAAAATAATTAAAAAATATGCCAGGGAAGCGGGTATTAAGAAAGATATTACCCCGCATACCCTGCGGCATTCTTTTGCGACCCACCTGTTGGAAAACGGCGCCGACCTGAGATCTGTTCAGGAAATGCTGGGCCATGCAGATATAACTACCACCCAAATATATACACACCTGACCAGAGGGCGGTTAAGAGAAGTTTATTCCAAGACACATCCAAGAGCTTAG
- a CDS encoding phosphopentomutase, with product MDIGKITLIVLDSVGAGELPDADKYGDRGSNTLGNTARAVGGLKLPNLQQLGLGNIIDIEGVSPDEAPAGAFGKMAEVSAGKDTTTGHWEITGIILDRPFPVYPHGFPQDLIKEFERRINRKTLGNEVASGTEIIARLGKEHMETGYPIVYTSADSVFQIAAHEAIIPVDELYKMCRIAREMLAGPHAVGRVIARPFIGQPGNFQRTANRHDFSLSPPGKTVLDLLKDNGLNVTAIGKIQDIFNNQGITEAIHTKSNMEGVDKTIAAMQKKATGLIFTNLVEFDSSFGHRNDPAGYARALEEFDSRLPEILEQVGEKDILIITADHGCDPTTESTDHSREYVPLLVYGPMIAEGTNLGTRATFADVGATIADFFGFKLEHGTSFKNQALKAGVIQP from the coding sequence ATGGACATAGGCAAAATAACTCTAATAGTGTTGGACAGTGTTGGGGCAGGAGAACTGCCGGATGCCGATAAATATGGCGACCGGGGAAGTAATACCCTCGGAAATACAGCCAGGGCTGTAGGTGGTTTAAAACTTCCCAACTTACAGCAGTTAGGGCTGGGTAATATTATAGACATTGAAGGAGTTAGTCCCGATGAAGCCCCTGCGGGGGCGTTCGGCAAAATGGCTGAAGTTTCCGCCGGAAAAGATACAACTACCGGACACTGGGAAATAACCGGTATTATTCTGGACAGGCCTTTTCCGGTGTATCCCCACGGTTTTCCGCAGGACCTGATCAAAGAATTTGAACGCCGGATAAATCGGAAGACCCTGGGCAATGAAGTTGCCTCGGGAACGGAAATTATTGCCCGCCTGGGCAAAGAACATATGGAAACGGGCTATCCGATAGTCTATACTTCCGCTGATAGCGTTTTTCAGATAGCGGCCCACGAAGCGATAATCCCCGTGGACGAGCTGTATAAAATGTGCCGTATTGCCCGAGAAATGCTCGCCGGTCCTCATGCCGTAGGTCGGGTCATTGCCCGGCCTTTTATTGGGCAGCCCGGCAATTTTCAAAGGACAGCCAACAGGCACGATTTTTCCCTTTCCCCACCGGGGAAAACGGTTCTGGATTTGTTGAAAGACAATGGCCTAAATGTAACAGCCATAGGCAAGATACAGGATATTTTCAATAACCAGGGCATTACTGAAGCTATACATACGAAAAGCAATATGGAGGGCGTTGACAAAACCATTGCAGCGATGCAAAAGAAGGCAACAGGACTTATCTTTACCAATCTGGTAGAATTTGATTCTTCCTTTGGCCATCGCAACGACCCTGCCGGTTATGCTAGGGCCCTGGAGGAGTTTGACAGTCGACTGCCGGAAATTCTTGAACAAGTCGGGGAAAAGGATATTCTGATTATTACCGCTGACCACGGATGCGACCCGACCACAGAAAGTACGGACCATTCCAGGGAGTATGTTCCCCTGTTGGTCTACGGTCCCATGATAGCAGAAGGCACAAATCTGGGTACCAGAGCAACTTTTGCCGATGTGGGGGCAACTATTGCTGATTTTTTCGGTTTTAAACTGGAGCACGGGACAAGCTTTAAAAACCAGGCGCTGAAAGCAGGCGTTATCCAACCATGA
- a CDS encoding purine-nucleoside phosphorylase, producing the protein MSEKAKFQETVNFIRDKFTEKADLAMILGSGLGILADAVEDKKVIDYKDIPNFPVSTVEGHAGQLVFGRLEGKKVLLMNGRFHYYEGYHIKEVVYPVRVMQLLGIKILLVTNAAGGINHAFAPGDLMIIEDHINLMGTNPLLGPNEEEFGPRFPDMSEAYNKGLRKLAERVAREEKIEYRKGVYAGLAGPSYETPAEIKYLRYIGADAVGMSTVPEVIVANHGGMRVLGISCITNMAAGVLPQKLSHEEVMETANRVRDKFIKLVRGIVREVKI; encoded by the coding sequence ATGTCGGAAAAAGCAAAATTTCAGGAGACAGTAAATTTTATCAGGGATAAGTTTACCGAGAAGGCAGATTTGGCCATGATTTTAGGCAGCGGTTTAGGTATTCTTGCCGATGCCGTGGAAGATAAAAAAGTTATAGATTATAAGGATATCCCTAATTTTCCCGTTTCAACAGTGGAAGGCCACGCCGGCCAGTTGGTTTTCGGGCGGCTGGAAGGGAAAAAGGTTTTGCTTATGAACGGGCGGTTCCATTATTATGAGGGATATCACATTAAAGAAGTGGTGTATCCGGTACGGGTGATGCAGTTATTGGGGATAAAAATCCTGCTTGTTACCAACGCCGCAGGTGGTATCAACCATGCCTTTGCGCCGGGAGACCTAATGATTATTGAAGACCATATCAATTTAATGGGTACCAACCCGTTGCTGGGGCCCAATGAAGAGGAGTTCGGCCCCAGGTTTCCTGATATGTCTGAGGCTTATAACAAGGGTTTGCGGAAACTGGCCGAAAGAGTGGCCAGGGAAGAAAAGATTGAATACAGGAAAGGCGTATATGCCGGGTTGGCGGGTCCTTCTTACGAAACTCCGGCGGAAATAAAGTACCTCCGGTATATCGGCGCTGATGCCGTGGGAATGTCCACGGTGCCCGAAGTAATAGTGGCTAATCATGGAGGTATGCGGGTGCTGGGCATTTCCTGCATAACCAACATGGCAGCCGGAGTACTGCCGCAGAAACTTAGTCATGAGGAAGTAATGGAAACAGCTAACCGGGTAAGGGATAAGTTTATCAAGCTGGTTAGGGGCATTGTCCGAGAGGTGAAAATTTAG